In Psychrilyobacter piezotolerans, the genomic stretch AAAAAAAAGGGTATGGTTAAGATAGTATAATCCCTCTTAAGTAGACACAATAAAAAAAGCTACGATATAATAGCTTAAAAGTGTTTGCTTAGGAGGGATTTTTTTGTCTGAAAAATATAATAAATATAGTAAAGAAACTAAATTAAAAGCGGTTAAAAAACATTTAAATGATGGGTTCTCATATCAAACTATAGCTAATGAAATGAATATTAAGTCTAAAACGCAGGTTAAAAAATTTAAGGAACTAGGTGATACTGCTTTTGATACTGAAAATAGAGGGAGGACTAAAGGAGTAAAAAAAAGAAGAACCAAAAATAATTTTTCATCTTTGGAAGAAGAGGTAGAATACCTAAGAATGGAGGTGGAGTATTTAAAAAAGTTAAAGAAAATAACTGGGAGGTGAAGACAAGAGATAAATATAAAGTTATTGAGGAGTTAAGCGCAAAATATCCAATATACAGATTATGCGCACTATCTAAAGTCAGTAAAAGTGGATATTACAAATGGAAAAATAGAAAAATAATTTTAAGTAATAAAGATATCGAAGATTTACGAATAAAAGAAGTCTTGCTTGAAGCGCATAAAAAATACAGGGGGATATATGGTAAGCTTAGATTATGTGCTTATGCTAATTTAAAACTTAATATAAAAATTAATCATAAAAGAATTTATAGATTAATGAAAGAACTGGGAATAAAGTCTGTCATAAGAAAGAAGAAATACTTAAGAAAATATATTCCTGGAAAATCTGTAGATAATAATTTAAAAAGAAAATTTAAGGCTTCTGAACCTTTGGAGAAAATATGTATGGATATAACATATATACCTCTAGGACAAAAGAAATTTCTATTTATGAATGCTGCCAAAGACCTTTATAATAATGAAATAATCGCATGTGACTTGAGTCTTCGAAATAGTATAAAACTTGTTCAGAATACAATATATAAAATATTAAAAATGCCTCTAAAAAAAGAGTGTATAATTCATACAGATCAAGGATTTCAATACACTAGAAAAGAATACTGCGATATTCTAAAAATGCATAACGTCAAGCAATCTATGTCGCGAAAAGGTAATTGCTGGGATAATGCACCAATCGAAAGTTTTTTTAGTCATTTTAAATCTGAATTAATCTATTTATTGAAAGAGGGAATACCTATAGAAGTTTTGAAAAGAGAAATACATAAATATATGGAATTTTATAATGAAGAAAGAATACAATTGAAGCTAAAAGGCTTGAGTCCTATAGAATACAGGAAACAAGCCTTTTAAAGGTAGCTTTTATTTTGTTGTCTACTTGACAGGGTTAAGACTAAGTAATGGTGTCCTTTAAAGCTTGATTTTATTGGGTTCATTTTTGAATATTACAGAAAGAATAAAAAGTAACATTAAAATACATTTTAACTCATATGTTACCTAATCATCATCATAAACAATCCTTTCATCTAACCTACATTCCACATTACAAACATCTCTATCATTAAAAATATTACCATCACACCATTGACAAAGTTCTTCTAGGCTAGTATTAGCTTCACATTTCCATAAATCAAGATATATTCCACAAACTTCTTTAAAACCTATATATTTTATTTTCATAACTGTCTTCCTTAATCTAAGTATAATTTTTTAGTCTGATAATCAAAAGCAGACAAAATAAGTCACACTTTAACTTAACTTCTTAAAATTTTTTATTACAATTAAAACATCTTTTTAAAATCTCTGAACCCTTCATCTATAACCCTACTTATCGATTTTCTTCCAGATACAACATCGGCAAAATTATTAAAAACTTTACTTTCGTTCAGAGTTCTGTCTAGTTGATCTAACACATTTGTTGCTTTTTCGACTACTTGGCATCCTACTTTACAAAATGCAATTACTGGTTCTTCTATAGTGTTTTTGTAAAAGTTAACTCCTGTAACCGTATCATAACCTTTACCTATAAAGTCTAATACTTCAGCACCAGCTACAATACCTTGGTCAAAAGGAACTTTTCTACCGTGATTAATGTCTAAAAGTGTTTTTCCAAAAAAAGAATTATCAAATTCATTTTGCTTCTCAGTTAAGTAATTAAATATTCCTTCTTCTGCTTTATTAAAGATATCTCCCTTACTCTCATAAGATTGTGAAGACTGATATGTAATTTCTTTTTTTATAGTTTTAGGGCTATTGATCTTAATTTGATTCCAATAACAATTGAAATTATCAAAGAGTACCGACCAGCATCCTTTAGTATCAACCGTAAAGTAATGTATTTGACCATTAATTACAATATAAGGATAGAAAAGACCATCTAACCATTGAACAAAGTTGATTTTATCCCTCGCAATAATATTGCCATAGATATCTTTAGTAACTAACCAAGTGTACGGAACCCAATTATTAATATTTAGGTCCCATTCAGAGTATACTTGGTAAAATCTCTGGAAACCATTTCCATCTTCACAACGATATGTATTACCGTAAATAATACCACTACTAATCTTATTAACTTCATATTTCATTATAACTCAACTCCCTTTGACTTCAAAATTTTTAGTTAAACTCCACACTAACCCTTTCGATATTATAGGACATCTAGGAACAGCAAAGATCTTTCCATCTTTACCATAAATAGAATGTTTTCCTGTATCTCTCACAGAAATTAATCCCAAGGATTTCATAAGTTTTAAAAACTCTCTCTTTTTCATAGATTCATCTCCTTAAGATTTATTCTTTAAGCTCTTTTTTATTCTACATCAAATTTTAGGAAAAGTCAAACAATTAACCTGTTTAATTTCTCTTCAAAACAATTATTTTAGGAAAATTACCATTTTAAATGATTTTCAAATAGATTAAAAAAGAAATTTACTTATAATAATGATTGTGATATAATAATATAAAGAATACAAGGAGGCACTGCAATGAATGAAAAAAATTATTGGTCTTTATTATCCAAACTTGGATTAATGGAGCAGGATCTTATTACGCTACTCAATATGAACTTAGGAGATCCAAATGAAATTAGGGAATACATATATATGAAAGCCAAGCCTTATACTACATTTTTACAAAGAGTTAATAATATTTTAGGTAGAGAAAATCTTCCAAATAATTATAAAATATTTTTTGGTGAGAACTGGGAAGAGAATTTCCAAGAAGAATTAAAAACTTTATTTCCATTCCCTTATCCAGATCAAATCCAGGAAGAAAGCAGACAAAAAATGTTTTTGTCTAAAGATTTCGAACTAATTAGTAATTTAGCAGGTTTATACTCCTCAAGATACAATAACCCTAATGAGTTGGATACAGACGTTAAAAGAAAACTATCTCAAATTCTTTATTCCAAGGATGAAGCTATTGAAAATATTGCTTCTCTTTTAAGAACAACACCAAGAACAATCAGAAACTATATAAATGAAAAATAAAAGCATAATATTGATAAAAGGTGATTTCTATATTCTACAGAAGTCACCTTTTTTAATCACATTCATATTTGTGATTGTTATTATATTCATAGATAAAAAAGAACAATTAAAAATTACTGGGAATAACCAAACTAAATATAATGGAAATTAAATTGCACGGCACTTACTGGGGTTATTGGAATTGGAAAGATTCAAACTATTTAAATTGCCTCGGACAGTCTCAAACCCAATAAAAATACCAGGGTCACAAACAAAAATTGAAATAGTATTAAATAAATGAACAATAAATTACTTGTTGATTTAAGAACTTGCCATGTCCTGTCTACTCACTTTAAATATAGGTTTTTTAAATTTGAAAAAGTAAATATGATACTGCATCTACAATTATAGAAGAAACTTTTACAGGAACTACTGCTAACAGACCAAAATGGATAAAACTAAAGAAAGAATTAAAGTCAGGAGATACATTAATCTTTGATAGTGTCAGCGGGATGTCCAGGAATGCTATAGATGGGATAGATGAATACGAGGAGCTCCATCGATAAGGAGATAAGGTTAATCTTTCTTAAAGAGGCATATATCAACTGAGAAGTGTATCAAAATCAGCTGGATGGATATAAGAGTATTCATACCAAGGATAAAGAGGTCATTGAAACTATAGGGGTAGCTAAGCATAGCTTTTACAAGTATATTAGAGAATTAAATAATTAAAAAAAGATGACTTGTATAATACAGAAATCATCTTTTTATCCTTGTTAAAATTTCAAAACATTTAATTAACATATCTTCTTGTGAGACATATTATAAAGATTGCAACTAGTATTACCCCAAGGAAATGTTTAGGTTGGAAAACTCCCCGTGAAGTATTCTGGGAAGAACCCACTGTTGCATTTAATTTGACAATCTAGGAATTATAAAACAGCTTAATCTATTCCGGGATGTATTTTTATATCCTTTCCCTCTAAACTGGCGAAGGTTAGGTGCGGTTTGATTCCTAATTCACAAAACTTTAAACAAAGTTTTGTTCTGACATCGGTTTTAAAATCCCATCCATTTGCTGGTGAATCGGTCATTGCTGAAATCCAGCATTTAACCCCTTTTTCTCCCATCTCTATTATCCAGAAATAAGAATGATGCTCATCTTTTTTCTTGAATTGCGAGTTATCCGCTATATTAACGGCCAGTTCCTTTATCATATTTAAATCTTCATTATATGAAATCCAAAATTCTATAGTTGCCCACTGGCTGGGTTCAATCAATGTATAGTTAACAAATTTTTCTCTCAGCATCTCGCTGTTGGGGACAACATACCTTTTAGAATCCCATATTTTTATGACTGAATGAGTCATAGTTATATCCTCGACCATTCCATACGTTTCTCCAATCATGACGGTATCTCCGATATTAAATTGTTTTGAAAACGTAATGACGACTCCAGAGATAATATTTTCAATTAACTGTCTTGATGCAATACCTAAAAGCACTGTAGATGCGGAAGCTAATAAAGAAATAGTAGTTTTAGAAGTTTTTGTAAAAGTTGGAAAAAAGATTACAACAACAAATAATAAAACCCATAATAGAAAAACCAGTCTCTTTATTATTGTAAATCTCATCCCTACATTTTCTATGGCTTTCACCTTTGTTTTTTTAAAAGCTTCTCTAAATTTAGAGATTTTGGGGCGAATCGGCCCCATATTTTTTTTATTTTCTAAACTGGAAACATTTTGATCCTCAATTTTATTCAACCAAAAATTAAAGGCAAAGGTTAATAATAAAAAAACTATTGTTAAAACTATATAATACTCCACATAATCACTCCCGATTTTTATTTAAAGGTGTATAATCATTATAAAAATATCCCTTTTTTTAAAACTCGTCATTTTGAAACAAACTTTGGAAAAATCAACCCTAACAATTATAGTTATTTTCTTCTATTCTTTTATTTAACATTTCTATAAAAGTTACTGCATCTCCTTCTACCACAATATCTGATATAAAACAAATAGGTGCATTTTTGTTTGTGTTTACAGATATAAGGTGTTGTACATTTTTTAGACCGACTACATGTTGGGAGGTCCCGTGAATACCTAGTGCAATATATAGTTTAGGACTTACTACCTTTCCAGATTGCCCCACCTGGATATCCCTCTTTACATAACCTCTATCCACTAGCCATCTACTAGCTGAAACATTTCCTTCTAGATTATCAGCTAGAGTATATAGTTTTTCAAATTGATTTTTAATTCCACTCCCACCTGAGACTAATATATCACTGGTTCTGATGTCCTTGCTTTTAGGTTTTTTATATTTATCTTTAATAACTACCGAACCTTTTGAAGTTATGCTGTCTTCATATATCTTAGCAGTTCTTGTATTACAGAATTTTTCATCTTCTTTAAACATCATTGGTCTCACCGACATCATTACAGGTTTTTTATCACATATTATGCTAGCGTAGAGTTTACCCTCAAAGGCCGGTCTTACCATCACGATATCTTCACCATTTTTCTCAATCTCAGTAACATCAGCACAGAGCCCTGTTTTTAATTCCATGGCTACCCTCGGCGCAATCATTCTTCCTAAAACTGTGGCAGAAAATAGCACATAATCAAAGTTTTCCTTGTTATGTATTTTTTTTATATACTCTGCTATTACTTTATTATTATATCTATCCGACTGTAAGCATTTCACCTTTATTATCTTGTCTATATCACAGTTTTCAAAGTCTATTCCTTCACTAAAGACAACAGCCCATATTTCACTATTCTTATCAATTTTATTGGAGATATTTATTAAATCTTTATAGTATTTAGTATTTCCAGCTTCAATACAAATTAAAATTTTATTCATTTTTTTATAAAACCTCTCTCTAATAAATAATTATATACATAATCAATTCCTTCATTGTCACACTTAACTATTTTTTTTGCTTTATTTATAGTCTGTTTAGGTTCAGCCTTTATTACCTTAGTTGGCGACCCTTTGAGACCTATCATTTCATTAGCAATAGATAAATATTTATTGTCTATTATATCTATTCTATCTGTAACATCCTTTTTTAATTCCTTATATCTAGGATAACGAAGTTTATATTTTGGATTGTTTTTTAAGCTAAGTAATATTGGTATTTCGGAGTTTAAGGTCAAGATTTCATCTTCTAATTCCACCTTGAAGTCTAGCATATTATCTCTAATATTTTCTACCTGAGTTACATCAGAAAACTGATTAATATCCAGAAGAGAAGCAACCTGTGGACCTACATGACCTGTGTCACCATCTTGGGCTCTGCTACCACTCAGTATTAAATCATAGTCATTCTTTTTTAAATACTCTGATAAAATAGTGCTAGTAACATAGCTATCGGAACCTGCATAGCTTTTATCACTTATAAGTACTCCTTTATCGATCCCTCTTCTCACTACATCTTTTAAATTTTCTAGGGCAGTCATACTTCCCATAGTCACAACTGTTATTGATACATCATCATTTTTGTCCTTAAGCTGTAATGCTAATTCAACAGCACAAGAGTCATGAGGGTTCAAAATCATATTTATCCCATCTCTAATCAATGTATTGGTTTCATAGTTGTATTTAAACTTATCTATATTTGGTACAAATTTAATTAAACAAATAATATTCATATTCTCTCCATAATAAATTGTAAATCCATACAGATCATATAGTCTATATGGATTTATTGATTTTATTGATTTTATTAATTTTCAGTTGTATATTCCAATTCTTCTTCTGTTTTCTCTGTCTGTACAGATTTTTTTTGGAAGATAGTAACTGCTATTACTCCTGTAATACCACAGATAGCACTAGTTATAAAGTAGGCGTTATATCCCATATTGCCACCAAAAGTTCCAAATAATATTGTATTTACCTTTGGTATAATTATGTCAGGAAGATATCCAAGAAATGATATTATACCTATAGAGAGACCTAAAATTGCAGCGTCAAGTCTACAATCTCCAAGTAAAGACCAATACAGACCTCTTATAGTATAAAGCATTATAGCTAATAGAATGAACAATCCGAAAAATACCATTTGTGGAGTAGAATAAGGGATCGTAGATATTGTAATCAGCAATACAGAAGCACATGTCACAGCTATTTTAAGTGTTTTTGCTTTCCCAATCTTATCTGCAATAAACCCACCAAAAATTCCACCTATTGGACGCATCCATAGTACTATAGTTGTAATTAAACCTACAGTTATTGGATCCACTTCTAAATTAGTCTGTAAGAATCCACCTATATAGTATACAGTCCAGAATACTGTGTAACCCATAAAAATTATGATTCCTAAATTCCAAACAAGTTTATTACCAAATACAACTTTAACATCCCCAACTAAATTACGCTTTACTTTAGAAGTTTCTTTTTTAGTCTCAATTTTAATTTCTTCAGATTCTTGATTATCCTTTAAGAAAATACCTATTAAAAGGGATAAACTAATCAGAGCAAAACTATACATATAGATTACTCTAATTAGAGCTTCTCTTTTTAACATCATATCATCTGCATTTCCTAAGACAGTTGAGAATATTACAAGAGCAATAGATGCAAGTAGAGCTTCTACAGCACCTCTACCACCATCGAGTATTCCAAAAAATCTCCCCTCTTCTTCTTTAGTGGACATTAATTTTACGATTTTTAAATGTGCTCCCCAGAAAGTAAATACCGAGAAAAATCCCCAAATGGCGAAGATTATTCTAACGTTAATATAACTAGGTATCTGCGCGAACCATAGCCCACCTAATCCCGTGCAAAGCAGTGATACTACAAGAAGTTTTTTTGCAGAAATTCTGTCTGCTAACCATCCACTAGGAAAATAACCCACTACAAATACCATTCCCAGTGTAGTATATAAAGAATTTAACTGACCATTTGTAATCCCAAATACTTCAAGAATTGTAACTTGATAATTTGTTCTTAAATAAATCAAAGGATAAATTGCTCCAGCGGCTAAAACCACAAGCAAAAATTGTAAATATCTATTGGTATTAGTTGTTTTCATAGGACCCCCTTTTTTGAATTAAAAAATTGAATGTGCTACCTTTAAAACTTCATCTGTATGTTTTCTAACATTTTTTATTACCTTATTATTTATTTTATCATAGAATGAATAAAGGTTTTTATTCGGTTCAAATACCTCTTTAACTCTGACCATATTTTCTATTGCTTCATCAAAGGAATCATAGATGCCAAGATATTTAGTAGTGCATATTGCAGCACCTAGGCAAGCACAACTTGTTGCTTCGTTTCTCTTAGTTGGTAAACCAAACATGTCAGCTATTATTTGCATCATTAAGTTACTCTTAGATCCTCCACCTATTACTATGATATTGTCGATCTCTGACCCTATTTCATCTAACATATCGTATATATTATTTTTAATATTATATGATATAGCCTCTAAAATAGAACGATATATATGAGCATTTGTATGCCTGTGATCAAATCCAAGCATAATCCCTTTTCTGAAGTCATGAGATGAACTGTTTAGCCAATCCAGTAAAGTTATTAAACCATCACTTCCTGGCGGAACTGTTCCTCCAATTTGGTTTAGATACTCCTCCTCAGAAATATTCAATTCT encodes the following:
- a CDS encoding transposase — translated: MSEKYNKYSKETKLKAVKKHLNDGFSYQTIANEMNIKSKTQVKKFKELGDTAFDTENRGRTKGVKKRRTKNNFSSLEEEVEYLRMEVEYLKKLKKITGR
- a CDS encoding IS3 family transposase, whose translation is MKTRDKYKVIEELSAKYPIYRLCALSKVSKSGYYKWKNRKIILSNKDIEDLRIKEVLLEAHKKYRGIYGKLRLCAYANLKLNIKINHKRIYRLMKELGIKSVIRKKKYLRKYIPGKSVDNNLKRKFKASEPLEKICMDITYIPLGQKKFLFMNAAKDLYNNEIIACDLSLRNSIKLVQNTIYKILKMPLKKECIIHTDQGFQYTRKEYCDILKMHNVKQSMSRKGNCWDNAPIESFFSHFKSELIYLLKEGIPIEVLKREIHKYMEFYNEERIQLKLKGLSPIEYRKQAF
- a CDS encoding recombinase family protein — protein: MEETFTGTTANRPKWIKLKKELKSGDTLIFDSVSGMSRNAIDGIDEYEELHR
- a CDS encoding mechanosensitive ion channel family protein; translation: MEYYIVLTIVFLLLTFAFNFWLNKIEDQNVSSLENKKNMGPIRPKISKFREAFKKTKVKAIENVGMRFTIIKRLVFLLWVLLFVVVIFFPTFTKTSKTTISLLASASTVLLGIASRQLIENIISGVVITFSKQFNIGDTVMIGETYGMVEDITMTHSVIKIWDSKRYVVPNSEMLREKFVNYTLIEPSQWATIEFWISYNEDLNMIKELAVNIADNSQFKKKDEHHSYFWIIEMGEKGVKCWISAMTDSPANGWDFKTDVRTKLCLKFCELGIKPHLTFASLEGKDIKIHPGID
- a CDS encoding electron transfer flavoprotein subunit alpha/FixB family protein; its protein translation is MNKILICIEAGNTKYYKDLINISNKIDKNSEIWAVVFSEGIDFENCDIDKIIKVKCLQSDRYNNKVIAEYIKKIHNKENFDYVLFSATVLGRMIAPRVAMELKTGLCADVTEIEKNGEDIVMVRPAFEGKLYASIICDKKPVMMSVRPMMFKEDEKFCNTRTAKIYEDSITSKGSVVIKDKYKKPKSKDIRTSDILVSGGSGIKNQFEKLYTLADNLEGNVSASRWLVDRGYVKRDIQVGQSGKVVSPKLYIALGIHGTSQHVVGLKNVQHLISVNTNKNAPICFISDIVVEGDAVTFIEMLNKRIEENNYNC
- a CDS encoding electron transfer flavoprotein subunit beta/FixA family protein, with the translated sequence MNIICLIKFVPNIDKFKYNYETNTLIRDGINMILNPHDSCAVELALQLKDKNDDVSITVVTMGSMTALENLKDVVRRGIDKGVLISDKSYAGSDSYVTSTILSEYLKKNDYDLILSGSRAQDGDTGHVGPQVASLLDINQFSDVTQVENIRDNMLDFKVELEDEILTLNSEIPILLSLKNNPKYKLRYPRYKELKKDVTDRIDIIDNKYLSIANEMIGLKGSPTKVIKAEPKQTINKAKKIVKCDNEGIDYVYNYLLERGFIKK
- a CDS encoding MFS transporter, translated to MKTTNTNRYLQFLLVVLAAGAIYPLIYLRTNYQVTILEVFGITNGQLNSLYTTLGMVFVVGYFPSGWLADRISAKKLLVVSLLCTGLGGLWFAQIPSYINVRIIFAIWGFFSVFTFWGAHLKIVKLMSTKEEEGRFFGILDGGRGAVEALLASIALVIFSTVLGNADDMMLKREALIRVIYMYSFALISLSLLIGIFLKDNQESEEIKIETKKETSKVKRNLVGDVKVVFGNKLVWNLGIIIFMGYTVFWTVYYIGGFLQTNLEVDPITVGLITTIVLWMRPIGGIFGGFIADKIGKAKTLKIAVTCASVLLITISTIPYSTPQMVFFGLFILLAIMLYTIRGLYWSLLGDCRLDAAILGLSIGIISFLGYLPDIIIPKVNTILFGTFGGNMGYNAYFITSAICGITGVIAVTIFQKKSVQTEKTEEELEYTTEN